Proteins from one Faecalibacterium sp. I3-3-33 genomic window:
- the mnmE gene encoding tRNA uridine-5-carboxymethylaminomethyl(34) synthesis GTPase MnmE: protein MQGSTIAAIATPPGAGGIAVVRLSGAESYAVAARVFHPANPAKKVEEAKGYTALFGHFVDREEAFDEGVALFFRAPHSYTGEDVVELSCHGGSAVARRLVEACLAAGAQPAAPGEYTRRAFLNGKLGLTQAEAVMDLIAADGRQGAALANAALGGALAKKINAQKAQLTALQAHLAAWVDFPEEDVPELDPAHLRTVLGAVREELDALIRSYDAGAVLREGVDCAIVGRPNAGKSTLLNLLAGFDRAIVTPVAGTTRDVVEQAVQLGDIRLNLFDTAGLRETEDAIEAEGIRRSWKKLEEAGLILAVFDGSEPPSREDLALAQRCAGRPAIALVNKEDKPTRFDAELIAPYFAMVLPVCCREEGSRKVIAAAVARLLGTGSIDPHAASLSGQRQLSAALRARDAVAGALDAAAGGFGLDAVSVCVDDALDALCDLTGENASEAVIEQVFERFCVGK from the coding sequence CGCCATTGCAACGCCCCCCGGGGCGGGCGGCATTGCCGTGGTGCGCCTGTCCGGCGCAGAGAGCTACGCCGTGGCTGCCCGGGTATTCCACCCGGCAAACCCGGCAAAAAAGGTGGAAGAGGCCAAGGGCTACACCGCGCTGTTCGGACATTTTGTGGACAGGGAAGAAGCCTTTGACGAGGGCGTCGCCCTGTTTTTCCGCGCGCCCCACAGCTATACCGGCGAGGACGTGGTGGAGCTTTCCTGTCACGGCGGCAGTGCAGTAGCGCGGCGGCTGGTGGAAGCCTGTCTTGCCGCCGGTGCGCAGCCTGCCGCCCCCGGCGAGTACACTCGCCGCGCCTTTCTGAACGGCAAGCTGGGTCTGACGCAGGCGGAGGCGGTCATGGATTTGATCGCGGCGGACGGGCGGCAGGGGGCGGCACTGGCTAACGCCGCGCTGGGCGGCGCACTGGCGAAAAAGATCAACGCCCAGAAAGCCCAGCTGACCGCCCTGCAGGCGCATCTGGCCGCTTGGGTGGACTTCCCGGAGGAGGATGTGCCGGAGCTGGACCCCGCCCATCTGCGCACCGTGCTGGGCGCAGTGCGGGAGGAACTGGACGCCCTCATCCGCAGCTACGATGCCGGTGCGGTGCTGCGCGAGGGCGTGGACTGCGCCATCGTGGGACGCCCCAACGCGGGCAAGTCTACCTTGCTCAATCTGCTGGCTGGGTTCGACCGCGCCATCGTCACCCCGGTGGCGGGCACCACCCGCGATGTGGTGGAGCAGGCGGTGCAGCTGGGGGATATCCGGCTGAACCTTTTCGACACCGCCGGTCTGCGGGAGACCGAGGACGCCATCGAAGCCGAGGGCATCCGCCGCAGCTGGAAAAAACTGGAAGAAGCCGGGCTGATTCTCGCCGTCTTTGATGGCTCCGAGCCGCCCAGCCGGGAGGACTTGGCGCTGGCGCAGCGCTGCGCCGGCCGTCCCGCCATTGCCCTTGTGAACAAGGAGGACAAGCCCACCCGGTTTGATGCAGAGCTCATCGCCCCGTATTTTGCCATGGTGCTGCCGGTCTGCTGCCGGGAAGAGGGGAGCCGCAAGGTCATCGCCGCTGCGGTGGCGCGGCTGCTGGGCACCGGCAGCATCGACCCCCACGCCGCCAGCCTGTCCGGGCAGCGGCAGCTTTCCGCCGCCCTCCGCGCCCGGGACGCCGTAGCCGGTGCACTGGATGCCGCCGCCGGCGGCTTTGGGCTGGACGCCGTCTCGGTCTGCGTGGACGACGCACTGGATGCCCTCTGCGACCTGACCGGCGAAAACGCCTCGGAAGCCGTCATCGAACAGGTGTTCGAGCGGTTCTGCGTGGGGAAATAA